The Agromyces mangrovi genome contains a region encoding:
- the rpoZ gene encoding DNA-directed RNA polymerase subunit omega — MADKLTGIIDPPIDDLLSKVESKYALVIFASKRARQINDYYADLHEGSLFDNVGPLVDSTIDDKPLSVALHEINEDKLKITPAGE; from the coding sequence ATGGCAGACAAGCTGACCGGCATCATCGACCCGCCCATCGACGACCTGCTGTCGAAGGTCGAGTCGAAGTACGCACTCGTCATCTTCGCCTCCAAGCGCGCGCGCCAGATCAACGACTACTACGCCGACCTGCACGAGGGCAGCCTGTTCGACAACGTCGGGCCCCTTGTCGACTCGACGATCGACGACAAGCCGCTGTCGGTGGCGCTGCACGAGATCAACGAGGACAAGCTCAAGATCACCCCGGCCGGCGAGTAG
- the coaBC gene encoding bifunctional phosphopantothenoylcysteine decarboxylase/phosphopantothenate--cysteine ligase CoaBC: MNVVVGITGGIAAYKAVGVVRELVLSGHDVHVVPTESALRFVGRPTLEAISRNPVHDELYEGVAEVRHVAIGQAADLIVIAPATANTIARLAAGLADDLLGNTVLASEAPLVIAPAMHTEMWRNPATQANIATLRSRGVTIVGPAVGQLTGADSGPGRMEEPPAIVSAALARVTAPVGDLAGRRVVVTAGGTREPLDPVRFLGNRSSGRQGVAIADAARARGAEVTLIAANLEVERPDGCDVRDVSTTAELRAAVREAAAGADVVVMAAAVSDYRPAAVSELKLKKDDSGDGMTLELVRNPDILAELGHEPHEGTLLVGFAAETEPDDDRLLEVARAKREAKGCDLLVVNRVGWSEGFGTPDNAVVVIGAGGEVVTRVHGDKLSVAHGILDMVV, encoded by the coding sequence TTGAACGTCGTCGTCGGCATCACCGGCGGCATCGCCGCGTACAAGGCCGTCGGCGTCGTGCGCGAGCTGGTGCTCTCCGGGCACGACGTGCACGTCGTCCCGACCGAGTCGGCGCTGCGCTTCGTCGGTCGCCCGACGCTCGAGGCGATCAGCCGCAACCCGGTGCACGACGAGCTCTACGAGGGCGTCGCCGAGGTGCGGCACGTCGCCATCGGCCAGGCCGCCGACCTCATCGTGATCGCCCCGGCGACCGCGAACACCATCGCGCGGCTCGCGGCGGGCCTCGCCGACGACCTGCTCGGCAACACCGTGCTCGCCTCGGAGGCGCCGCTGGTGATCGCGCCTGCCATGCACACCGAGATGTGGCGCAACCCCGCCACGCAGGCGAACATCGCGACACTGCGCTCCCGCGGCGTGACGATCGTCGGCCCCGCGGTCGGCCAGCTCACCGGTGCCGACAGCGGACCGGGTCGCATGGAGGAGCCGCCCGCGATCGTGTCGGCCGCACTCGCCCGGGTGACGGCACCGGTCGGCGACCTCGCCGGCCGTCGCGTCGTCGTGACCGCGGGCGGCACCCGCGAACCGCTCGACCCGGTGCGCTTCCTCGGCAACCGCTCGAGCGGCCGCCAGGGCGTCGCGATCGCCGACGCGGCCCGTGCGCGCGGCGCCGAGGTGACGCTCATCGCCGCCAACCTCGAGGTCGAGCGGCCCGACGGATGCGACGTGCGCGACGTCTCCACCACCGCGGAGCTGCGTGCCGCGGTGCGCGAGGCCGCGGCGGGCGCCGACGTCGTCGTGATGGCGGCGGCGGTGTCCGACTACCGTCCGGCGGCGGTCAGCGAGCTGAAGCTGAAGAAGGATGACTCGGGCGACGGGATGACCCTGGAGCTCGTGCGCAACCCCGACATACTCGCCGAACTGGGCCACGAGCCGCACGAGGGCACGCTGCTCGTGGGCTTCGCCGCCGAGACCGAGCCCGACGACGATCGGCTGCTCGAGGTGGCGCGTGCCAAGCGAGAGGCGAAGGGCTGCGACCTGCTCGTCGTGAACCGCGTGGGCTGGAGCGAGGGCTTCGGCACGCCCGACAACGCCGTCGTCGTCATCGGCGCAGGCGGCGAGGTCGTCACACGCGTACACGGGGACAAGCTGTCGGTGGCGCACGGCATCCTCGACATGGTTGTCTGA
- the metK gene encoding methionine adenosyltransferase — MSELRLFTSESVTEGHPDKICDQVSDSILDALLTVDPHSRVAVETLVTTGLVHVAGEVRTTGYVEIPAIVRERITSIGYDSSDVWFDGRSCGVSISIGGQSPDIAVGVDQAFESREGASIDELDRQGAGDQGIMFGYAVNETPELMPIPIWTAHRLAERLAAVRRSGELDYLRPDGKTQVTVGYEGDVARTIDTVVLSTQHSPKVDTATLRAEVEQTVIRPVVERTGLDATNVKVLINPTGRFEIGGPQGDAGLTGRKVIIDTYGGASRHGGGAFSGKDPSKVDRSAAYAMRWVAKNAVAAGLADRLELQVAYAIGKAAPVGLYVETFGTAHVPEERIIGAIREVFDLRPAAIIRDLDLLRPIYAKTSTYGHFGRELPDFTWERTDRVDDLRSAARL; from the coding sequence ATGAGCGAACTCCGCCTGTTCACCTCCGAGTCGGTCACCGAGGGGCACCCCGACAAGATCTGCGACCAGGTCTCGGACTCGATCCTCGACGCACTGCTCACCGTCGACCCGCACAGCCGGGTCGCGGTGGAGACGCTCGTGACCACGGGCCTCGTGCACGTCGCGGGCGAGGTGCGCACGACCGGGTACGTCGAGATCCCCGCGATCGTGCGCGAGCGCATCACGTCGATCGGGTACGACTCGTCCGACGTGTGGTTCGACGGCCGTTCGTGCGGTGTGTCGATCTCGATCGGCGGGCAGTCGCCCGACATCGCGGTGGGCGTCGACCAGGCGTTCGAGTCCCGCGAGGGTGCCAGCATCGACGAGCTCGACCGCCAGGGCGCGGGCGACCAGGGCATCATGTTCGGCTACGCGGTCAACGAGACCCCCGAACTCATGCCGATCCCGATCTGGACCGCGCACCGCCTCGCCGAGCGGCTCGCCGCGGTGCGTCGTTCGGGCGAGCTCGACTACCTGCGCCCCGACGGCAAGACGCAGGTCACGGTCGGCTACGAGGGCGACGTCGCGCGCACCATCGACACGGTCGTGCTGTCCACGCAGCACTCGCCGAAGGTCGACACCGCGACGCTCCGCGCCGAGGTCGAGCAGACCGTGATCCGCCCCGTCGTGGAGCGCACTGGCCTCGACGCGACGAACGTGAAGGTGCTCATCAACCCGACGGGTCGCTTCGAGATCGGCGGCCCGCAGGGCGACGCCGGGCTCACCGGCCGCAAGGTCATCATCGACACCTACGGCGGCGCGAGCCGACACGGCGGCGGTGCGTTCAGCGGCAAGGACCCGTCGAAGGTCGATCGCTCCGCCGCGTACGCCATGCGCTGGGTCGCGAAGAACGCGGTCGCCGCGGGCCTCGCCGACCGGCTCGAGCTGCAGGTCGCCTACGCGATCGGCAAGGCCGCGCCCGTCGGCCTCTACGTGGAGACTTTCGGCACCGCCCACGTGCCCGAGGAGCGCATCATCGGCGCGATTCGCGAGGTGTTCGACCTGCGTCCGGCCGCGATCATCCGCGACCTCGACCTGCTGCGGCCGATCTACGCGAAGACGTCGACCTACGGGCACTTCGGCCGCGAGCTGCCCGACTTCACCTGGGAGCGCACGGACCGCGTCGACGACCTGCGCAGCGCCGCACGGCTCTGA